The Phalacrocorax carbo chromosome 2, bPhaCar2.1, whole genome shotgun sequence region CCCTGTATTTTCTCAGCTAAATTCACTGAAgactggggcagcaggagaaatTGGGTTACTTGGGATGGAAAGCCTAACTTTgatcatctgctgcagaagTTTGGTAAGTAATGGCATTTTTAATACCTAATTAAAACCTGTATGCTAAATGACGTGGCTTCTTTTTATAATCATGGGAATAGAACTGCTAGGCAAAACCAAGCAATTttccacacttttttttcctaagttaaTACGTTCATTTTCTATACTTACTCACACTTTATGTTTTGCAGATTCCAATCTCAAATTCATTCccataatgaaataaaattaagagtGTTGTATAATTTAACCATACCAATTTATATACCTGCCTAACTTTAACCAGAGGAGCAGCCCAACACTTTCCCCCGGCAAGAGGGAAAGTATTCTGTGGTTATACTGAAATAACTCTTCAGgctgtaaaatatttgtgtatttaaTAGGAATCAATGCCCCACTATTAATGCAGTTTAAGAGGAAAATTCAGGTCACATTAAATAAATAACTCCTGGTCTGAGTCATGGTTGCCTAGAATGATGGTGCTGGGTCTGAGAGCTGGACCGGGGGTTGTTGCTTTATGTGTTTGTACTGAACTTATAACGACTGGGCCCAGATACTACAGGCTGCTGCAGTGGATAAGGTTAAGGGAGTTCAGTTCCAGCGTCAGTTATTCTGTCCCCACGTGGGCTCAAAAAGTTTATATTTCAGGAGAGGCGGTAGTACCTGTTGCCAACTGTGATGTGAAGGAGTACAATTCTAATCCGAAGGAGCAGCTCCCCTTCAAGGAGTATGTAAAGTACTGGAAAGAGTACATTAAAAATGACTACCGTTCATCCCGAGGGTGCCTTTATCTAAAGGACTGGCACCTGAGCAGGTAAGAGAGCACAGCAAAGAGCTGCCGCGGAGCCTCAATGCTCATCTTCTAATGCCTGAGCATTTAAATGCCGGTGGTGCCATCTGTTAGCACCTGCCCACCAAAATATCAGTCTTGTACCGCGCTGTTGTTGGGGTACTTGACACGACAAGAGCCTTAAACAGGTCACTGGTTCCTGCAGAGGCTGACGTTCTCGAGcactttccttttcatctgtGTGTTAAATGACTGTATGTTATCCCTGTGGAAACCGTGTGGCTGTAgcagttgggttttgtttgacTGCTAGAGTGCCaaccttcttaaaaaaaaaaaaaaaaaaaagggggggggccATTTCTAATTATGTTTAATTCAGTGAGCGTGTGTGAGTTATAATCTTTTcttatccattttcttttctgttaacCTTCTCAGTCGTTAAAGTTCTCTTCACCCTGTTCTggctttccttctcctccagcctgctgcTTGCAGGGTGGATGCATTGTCCATTCCCGGTGTCCGAGCAGGACTTTTATGTCTTTTCACTCAAATCTCTGCTTCCTTAAACCTATCCTGCTCTTAATCCAGCTTTCTTGTGATCACCTCTTGTTTACATTTTTGAGTGTGCCAGTGACTTACAACAGAGGAAGTTTGTCAGCCTCTGCCTCCCTGTTTGTCTGCTTTCCCAGACACCGGTGCTGTGGCTTGCTACAGGCAGTCTGCATGTGCAGCCTACGatgggaaaggggcagcataTCCTGTGGGAGGAGGCCATGTGCTTGTCAAAATCCCACAGCCTGGCTTCCCTCCTAACCCTCACACCCCCAGCCTGTCATCCAGTCGGACAACCAGTCTTGCAGGCGTCCCATCTGAAGAGAATGTGTTTTTTAGGAGCTCTCTTTGCCATAACTAGGAGTCTCCTAAATGGCAGTTAAGCTCCACAGCTTTcctgagagacagaaaagccCTATTGTGTGCATTTTGTGTGTAACTCGGGGTTGTCAACAATATAAAGGAGATGGCAGCAAAGTATGTATGTTCTGCTAGAGACCTGACTGGTCTCTGCACCCGGGGCTTGGGAACTGCAGTAGAAGGAGCAATGCTGCATTTTCCTGAGACCGATTTCCAACACCTTATCTTTTTAAGAGCTTTCCCCGAGCAAGATGTTTATACAACCCCTGTGTATTTCTCATCTGACTGGCTGAATGAATACTGGGATGCTATAGCTGTGGATGATTACCGGTTTGTCTACATGGGACCTAAAGGTTCATGGTAAGGCAGTGTGGTCTCTGTCATTCTTACACACTCATTTTTAAGATTTAGTCTTACAGGGGATTATCACCTTGTACTTCAGGATAGCGTCGTGCTGCAGAAGCAATGTGCGGCCGTACGGTACGGTGTTGTACCTGACCCCAGCCAGTCTTGTTTCTTAAGCAGCTCGTTTGGTTGTGGATGTGAGCTGTCCTTATGCAGTCAGCTGAAGTGCTTTCGCGCTTCAAAAAGCCCTGAACTGCACACACAAAATCTGCAGCAGTTGTCAGCTGGCTTATATCAGGTTTTAGAGCAGAAACTCCTTGGGGATCATCAGTCACTTGTGATTTGCAAAGTCAACAGAAGCCTTGGAGGGGCGCTGATGAGTTGGTCAAATATTTTGCAGGTGAAAAATTTAAGTCCGACGTCGGTGATAATGTTGCATTGACAGTATTCTCATGAGTCCACATCACAGAATCTCCTGCCATTGAGGTATTTATGGGGCAAAATTAACTGATGGAGAAGCACAGAGGCTATAAAACACTGTGATACTATGTAGGTACACTGGCCTTTTAATACTTAAGGCAGTCAAAACTAAATGAAGAGGATATCACTTTGGGGTGAGGTTTGCGTAGTAAAGGTTGATTTCTCTGTCTATGATTCTCAGAGACTTTAATTCAGCTTACAGCTTTTAGGCGTTGTCTGTACTTAAACCCCTGATTTGCCCCACAGGACTCCATTCCATGCTGATGTCTTCCGTTCCTATAGCTGGTCAGCCAACATATGCGGGAGAAAGAAATGGCTGTTGTACCCCGCGGGACAGGAGGAGTATCTGAAAGATCGCCATGGCAACTTGCCCTTCGACGTGACTGCACCCAGTCTTCAGGACAGGAGTGTTTACCCTCGCTACAACCAAAGTCAACCCCCTGTTGAAATTGTGCAGGAGGCAGGGGAGATAGTCTTCATCCCCAGTGGATGGCATCATCAGGTTTACAATCTGGTAAGATAACTGAGACCAACCTTTTCATAACAGAGAGAGATAATCAGGCAGCAGGCTTCAATCAGATCAAACTATTATTGCCACAGAATGTTGTGGATGCCAGAAGTCTAACTGGGCTGTGAAAATGTTTAGAGAGTTCATGGAGGAAAGGTGGCCCCTCaaaatcatagagtcatagaatgtcctgagctggaagggacccacaaggaccaccgagcccagctcctgtccctgcacaggacaccccaaattcacaccgtgtctctgggGGCCTTGTCCAAgggcttctggaacatcgccaggctggtgccgtgatgcctccctggggagcctgttccagggctccaccaccctctgggggaaggacctttccctaatgcccagcctaaccctcccctggcacatctccctgccgttccctcggggcctggcgttgggcaccagagag contains the following coding sequences:
- the JMJD4 gene encoding 2-oxoglutarate and iron-dependent oxygenase JMJD4 isoform X1; this translates as MDRATFACSTAFFRDYNSSSQGAFCLPGGHVDFIEKVESFTYSDFFRDYLIPNHPCIFSAKFTEDWGSRRNWVTWDGKPNFDHLLQKFGEAVVPVANCDVKEYNSNPKEQLPFKEYVKYWKEYIKNDYRSSRGCLYLKDWHLSRAFPEQDVYTTPVYFSSDWLNEYWDAIAVDDYRFVYMGPKGSWTPFHADVFRSYSWSANICGRKKWLLYPAGQEEYLKDRHGNLPFDVTAPSLQDRSVYPRYNQSQPPVEIVQEAGEIVFIPSGWHHQVYNLEDTISINHNWVNGCNVAIMWCFLQDELAAVQREINEWKDPMDDWHLQCQLIMKSCTGIDYKEFYNFLKVIAENRISVLENGLDDEASAKNTPKAAISTLGMLHAVFDLKRTVKVLTSLSANEDFKKLDLTSLSPPPEALLHHLKAAIDTALL
- the JMJD4 gene encoding 2-oxoglutarate and iron-dependent oxygenase JMJD4 isoform X2, which translates into the protein MDRATFACSTAFFRDYNSSSQGAFCLPGGHVDFIEKVESFTYSDFFRDYLIPNHPCIFSAKFTEDWGSRRNWVTWDGKPNFDHLLQKFGEAVVPVANCDVKEYNSNPKEQLPFKEYVKYWKEYIKNDYRSSRGCLYLKDWHLSRAFPEQDVYTTPVYFSSDWLNEYWDAIAVDDYRFVYMGPKGSWTPFHADVFRSYSWSANICGRKKWLLYPAGQEEYLKDRHGNLPFDVTAPSLQDRSVYPRYNQSQPPVEIVQEAGEIVFIPSGWHHQVYNLDELAAVQREINEWKDPMDDWHLQCQLIMKSCTGIDYKEFYNFLKVIAENRISVLENGLDDEASAKNTPKAAISTLGMLHAVFDLKRTVKVLTSLSANEDFKKLDLTSLSPPPEALLHHLKAAIDTALL
- the JMJD4 gene encoding 2-oxoglutarate and iron-dependent oxygenase JMJD4 isoform X3; this translates as MLLHDFLVYLRLFVFSSKFTEDWGSRRNWVTWDGKPNFDHLLQKFGEAVVPVANCDVKEYNSNPKEQLPFKEYVKYWKEYIKNDYRSSRGCLYLKDWHLSRAFPEQDVYTTPVYFSSDWLNEYWDAIAVDDYRFVYMGPKGSWTPFHADVFRSYSWSANICGRKKWLLYPAGQEEYLKDRHGNLPFDVTAPSLQDRSVYPRYNQSQPPVEIVQEAGEIVFIPSGWHHQVYNLEDTISINHNWVNGCNVAIMWCFLQDELAAVQREINEWKDPMDDWHLQCQLIMKSCTGIDYKEFYNFLKVIAENRISVLENGLDDEASAKNTPKAAISTLGMLHAVFDLKRTVKVLTSLSANEDFKKLDLTSLSPPPEALLHHLKAAIDTALL